The sequence CTCCTTATATTTCTCACAAATACCCCGCTTTCTTAATAGCTAAGATAATCTATTTCATTTTCACCATTTTCTCCTTTGATTTCAATTATTAGTCTATTCGGCAAGCAAACTATCGTTTCTCCAGGCTTAGAAATATATCGCTGCTTCACATCTAATTTATCAGGACAATCTGCCTCAATTACTCTAACTTTTTCATCCCCTATTTCTATTAAATTATAACCGTATTTCGTTTTAATTGGTATGGTTTTTCCTACCATTTTCGGATTAAAAGTAATTTTTTTGTACTCCTTCCCATTCACTTGAATACTAATATATTTTGAATTATACGATGTTGCATCTCTTTCCACATATATAATAGAAATTAGGCTTATGATTATAATAATGATTATTAAATATTTATCTCCTTTTGTCAATAGAAACACCTTTCCATTATAAATGAATTAGGTATTATACATAATTAGTTTACCATTTATATTTTTCATTTACAAGCTACAATTTTATGTAAAAATATATAAACAAAAAATACCCTAACTACTTCATAGGGTATTTATAAAATCCACAAAATCAAAGGACAATTGTATAAAAAAGTTTTCCATGGAATCATTAATACATCTTTTTCTTAATTTCAGCTATATTATCGTTAATGTAATCCCTTATCCATAGCAATATATCGGGACTGTTTATATCAACAGAACCAAGAATTTTCTTTATTTGTATCGTATCGAAGATAAACTCATTTTTGTCATAAATATGTTTATAATAAATATCTACGTCTTTATTTGTGTTGATTAAAGTCATTATTGTCTGTCCCATGTTTCCAAGGGGTTCCCTGTCTATGTGAAAATATTTGAAAGAAAATTTTATCCTTGTTCCCTTGCCTTTCACAGATTCAATATTAAAATCTCCGCCACACTGTTTAGCCGCCTGCTCGGTTAATGGAATTCCCAGTCCTACTTTTCTTGTCTTTCTCGTTGTTACAAAAGGGTTAACCGCATTATTGGCAGTATATTCATCCATTCCCTTACCGTCATCATCTATCTCAACAGATAAGATATCATTTTTCGTATCTTCATTTATT is a genomic window of Acidilutibacter cellobiosedens containing:
- a CDS encoding NusG domain II-containing protein; translation: MTKGDKYLIIIIIIISLISIIYVERDATSYNSKYISIQVNGKEYKKITFNPKMVGKTIPIKTKYGYNLIEIGDEKVRVIEADCPDKLDVKQRYISKPGETIVCLPNRLIIEIKGENGENEIDYLSY
- a CDS encoding ATP-binding protein, yielding MKELSLHVLDLGINSIDAEANKITIVINEDTKNDILSVEIDDDGKGMDEYTANNAVNPFVTTRKTRKVGLGIPLTEQAAKQCGGDFNIESVKGKGTRIKFSFKYFHIDREPLGNMGQTIMTLINTNKDVDIYYKHIYDKNEFIFDTIQIKKILGSVDINSPDILLWIRDYINDNIAEIKKKMY